One genomic region from Anabaena sp. PCC 7108 encodes:
- a CDS encoding DUF2267 domain-containing protein translates to MEYTEFITHVQSLTQSNSREEAELATHATLATIKELIPNDEVQKLAEQLPEVLGQYLRERETEANQSFHLQEFIERASKKENIDPTIGAIHVRAVFAVIQNAITPENFLKLHTFFSHDYEELFAI, encoded by the coding sequence ATGGAATATACAGAGTTTATTACTCATGTACAAAGTCTCACTCAATCAAATTCTCGTGAAGAGGCTGAACTTGCAACTCATGCTACATTAGCAACCATTAAAGAACTTATTCCTAATGATGAAGTGCAAAAATTAGCTGAACAACTACCAGAAGTATTAGGTCAATATTTACGAGAGAGAGAGACAGAAGCTAATCAATCATTTCATTTGCAAGAATTTATTGAGCGTGCAAGTAAAAAAGAAAATATAGACCCCACTATAGGTGCGATTCATGTACGTGCGGTTTTTGCTGTGATCCAAAATGCTATTACACCAGAAAATTTTCTGAAACTGCATACTTTTTTCTCGCATGATTATGAAGAATTATTTGCTATTTAA
- the ureE gene encoding urease accessory protein UreE, producing the protein MLTLTQYQRTDSNAVVNLTLALTAEERARSRHRFTLEDGKVVFLRLPRGTVLHDGDILADESQSNLIKIIAKPEPVLTVFAEIPLLLRAAYHLGNRHVPVEITPTYLRLSPDSVLQAMLTQLGLEIKEEVVPFQPELGAYGHSHS; encoded by the coding sequence ATGCTAACTTTGACGCAATATCAACGAACTGACTCTAATGCTGTTGTTAATTTAACTCTCGCACTCACCGCAGAAGAACGCGCCCGCAGTCGTCACCGATTTACATTGGAGGATGGTAAAGTTGTGTTTTTGCGTTTACCGAGAGGTACGGTTTTACATGATGGTGATATTCTCGCTGATGAAAGTCAAAGTAATTTAATCAAAATTATTGCTAAACCTGAACCTGTTTTGACTGTATTTGCAGAAATACCTTTATTATTAAGGGCTGCATATCATTTGGGAAATCGCCATGTACCTGTAGAAATTACTCCGACTTATTTACGCTTGTCTCCAGATTCAGTTTTACAGGCTATGTTAACACAATTGGGTTTAGAAATTAAGGAAGAAGTTGTACCTTTTCAACCAGAATTAGGAGCTTATGGACATTCTCACTCATAG
- a CDS encoding urease accessory protein UreF gives MDILTHSNFLSILQLASPALPVGAYSYSEGLEMLVENGTITNVENLKHWLEAELSYGSIRLDTAVMVRGLNAANMNDVEALRRWNLWLSAVRDTEELRASSWQMGRSLIQLLGKLAPTTLPLATSVGYPCNYAIAFGIAGAHWQINTDAASLAYLHSWANNLITAGVKLIPLGQTAGQELLLGLQELLTAAMVEILALEDDDLACCSWGLSLASMQHETQYTRLFRS, from the coding sequence ATGGACATTCTCACTCATAGTAATTTTTTATCTATTTTACAATTAGCTAGTCCAGCTTTACCGGTGGGAGCTTATAGCTATTCAGAAGGTTTGGAAATGTTAGTGGAAAATGGCACTATTACTAATGTGGAAAATCTCAAACATTGGTTAGAAGCTGAGTTAAGTTATGGGTCAATTCGACTAGATACTGCTGTAATGGTGAGAGGGTTAAATGCTGCTAATATGAATGATGTGGAAGCTTTACGTCGATGGAATTTGTGGTTATCTGCGGTGAGAGATACCGAAGAGTTACGCGCTTCTAGTTGGCAAATGGGGCGATCGCTCATACAATTATTAGGTAAACTCGCACCGACAACTTTACCATTAGCTACATCTGTGGGTTATCCTTGCAATTATGCGATCGCATTTGGTATTGCCGGCGCTCATTGGCAAATTAACACAGATGCTGCATCATTAGCATATCTCCATAGTTGGGCAAATAATTTAATTACTGCGGGAGTTAAACTTATTCCTCTAGGTCAAACTGCTGGACAAGAATTATTACTTGGGTTACAAGAATTATTAACTGCTGCAATGGTGGAAATTTTGGCTTTGGAGGATGATGATTTGGCTTGTTGTAGTTGGGGGTTATCTTTGGCTAGTATGCAGCATGAAACCCAGTATACTAGGTTGTTTAGAAGTTAA
- a CDS encoding alpha/beta hydrolase, which produces MFYQSKILFLSFAFLLSLISLFLSAWIVIPAPNMFLLKLAVGAPEISPWLLILNVLSLFVSFFWIRQRKIQRLAYIFSCIGLLFCALVLVNITTTQMQIEQGMKQGLGTNYLDKIPIQVSTKMQPSPFSLINTFRGIPLGKTRHQTGIVFANPAGVALQMEVYQPQAVGKYPALVVIYGGAWEYGNPHANSEFNQYIASRGYTVFAIDYRHAPKYTFPAQLDDINTALNFIRKHAAEYEADVERMILLGRSSGAHLAMLAAYQPDAPTILAVVNYYGPIDLTEGYKSPPSPDPINSRAVLKAFIGGSLSEFPQQYKMASPINYVTRPLPPTLLIYGGRDHLVEARFGRQMYERLHNSGNTAVFIEIPWAEHSFDAIFNGVSNQLALYYTERFLAWALFSQ; this is translated from the coding sequence ATGTTCTATCAAAGCAAAATATTGTTTTTATCGTTCGCATTCTTACTAAGTTTAATTAGTCTATTCCTCAGTGCTTGGATTGTTATTCCTGCTCCAAATATGTTTTTACTTAAACTGGCAGTAGGAGCGCCAGAAATTAGTCCTTGGTTGTTGATATTAAATGTACTTTCTTTATTTGTTTCTTTTTTTTGGATTCGTCAGCGTAAAATACAGCGTCTGGCATACATTTTTAGCTGCATAGGATTGTTATTTTGTGCATTAGTGCTAGTGAATATTACAACAACTCAAATGCAAATAGAGCAAGGGATGAAACAAGGCTTAGGTACAAATTATCTAGACAAAATTCCCATCCAAGTCAGCACCAAGATGCAACCTAGTCCTTTTAGTTTAATTAATACTTTTCGAGGGATTCCATTAGGTAAAACTCGTCATCAAACCGGGATTGTTTTTGCTAATCCGGCAGGAGTGGCTTTACAAATGGAAGTTTATCAACCTCAAGCAGTGGGGAAATATCCAGCGCTAGTAGTCATTTATGGTGGAGCTTGGGAATATGGTAATCCTCATGCAAATTCTGAATTTAATCAATATATTGCCAGTCGTGGATATACAGTATTTGCTATTGATTATCGACACGCACCCAAATATACATTTCCGGCTCAATTAGATGATATAAATACAGCCCTAAATTTTATTCGCAAACACGCTGCTGAATATGAAGCAGATGTAGAACGCATGATATTATTAGGACGTTCTTCGGGAGCGCACTTAGCGATGTTGGCGGCTTATCAACCAGATGCACCAACTATTTTAGCTGTGGTAAACTATTACGGACCTATTGACTTAACTGAAGGATATAAATCACCACCAAGTCCTGATCCTATTAACAGTCGCGCAGTTTTAAAAGCATTTATTGGTGGCTCTTTATCAGAATTTCCTCAACAGTATAAAATGGCTTCACCGATAAATTACGTTACTCGTCCTTTACCACCAACTTTATTAATTTATGGTGGTCGTGATCATTTAGTAGAAGCGAGATTTGGTAGACAAATGTATGAGCGTTTACATAACTCTGGTAATACTGCGGTTTTTATAGAAATTCCTTGGGCTGAACACTCTTTTGATGCGATTTTTAATGGTGTTAGTAATCAATTAGCTTTATATTACACCGAAAGGTTTTTGGCTTGGGCTTTGTTTAGCCAGTAA
- a CDS encoding N-acetylmuramoyl-L-alanine amidase, translating to MGRIFISAAHGGKEAGGIDSGAIAAGTTEAKEMILLRDLIVTELRSRTVEVLAVPDDLSAAQTITWINSRARSTDVTVEIHSDAASSPNVRGASVFYIANNNIRKQNAEMLLMGLLRRVPQLPNRGVKPDTDSGLGSLMFCRQTAIAALSLQVGFISSPDDRTLLQTRRRDFALGIVDGLITWSRAIDPNPGTPVEPNYPQINININGQNYAEQGVLINGNSYIPIDLVDRLGLDLSKSANFRRISYRSIVYIKAIELRDFNISVAWDGENRAVKLRSILTVFPAESDKIISRGNTSEIQLQIFLKNNNENSIVQFPDVPKLYREEAALEGVNHDIAFCQMCLETGFLRFGGDVKPQQNNFAGLGAIGGGAQAASFSSARIGVRAHIQHLKAYASLEPLVQQEVDPRFRFVTRGIAPSVDQLSGRWSADSDYGTKIKALFKRLYESAGLL from the coding sequence ATGGGACGTATTTTTATTTCGGCGGCGCATGGGGGCAAAGAAGCGGGCGGAATTGATTCTGGTGCGATCGCAGCTGGTACTACTGAAGCCAAAGAAATGATTCTTTTACGGGATTTGATCGTTACAGAACTGAGATCCCGGACTGTGGAAGTGTTAGCTGTTCCTGATGATTTGAGTGCGGCTCAAACTATTACCTGGATTAATTCTCGCGCTCGTTCCACTGATGTGACGGTAGAAATTCACTCTGATGCGGCTAGTAGTCCTAATGTCCGGGGGGCTAGTGTTTTCTATATTGCCAACAACAATATCCGTAAACAAAATGCAGAGATGTTGCTGATGGGATTGTTGCGCCGTGTGCCTCAATTACCGAATCGTGGCGTTAAACCGGATACAGATAGTGGCTTAGGTAGTTTGATGTTTTGTCGTCAGACTGCGATCGCAGCATTATCATTACAAGTAGGTTTTATTAGCAGTCCAGATGATCGAACTTTACTACAAACTCGTCGCCGTGATTTTGCTTTAGGAATTGTTGATGGACTAATAACTTGGAGTCGAGCAATTGATCCCAATCCTGGAACTCCCGTAGAACCAAATTATCCACAAATCAATATCAATATCAATGGTCAAAATTATGCAGAACAAGGAGTACTGATTAATGGCAACTCTTACATCCCCATTGATTTAGTAGATCGGCTAGGGCTTGATTTATCAAAATCAGCTAATTTCCGCCGTATTTCCTATCGTAGCATAGTTTATATTAAAGCCATTGAACTTAGAGATTTCAATATTTCTGTTGCTTGGGATGGTGAAAATAGGGCTGTTAAATTGCGCTCAATTCTCACGGTTTTTCCAGCAGAAAGTGACAAAATTATTTCTAGGGGCAATACTTCAGAAATACAGTTACAAATCTTTCTCAAAAACAACAATGAAAACTCTATTGTCCAGTTTCCTGATGTGCCGAAACTTTATCGAGAAGAAGCTGCTCTCGAAGGAGTAAACCACGATATTGCCTTTTGTCAAATGTGTTTAGAAACTGGATTTTTACGTTTTGGTGGTGATGTCAAACCTCAACAAAATAACTTTGCTGGTTTAGGAGCAATAGGTGGTGGCGCACAAGCTGCATCTTTTTCTAGTGCCAGAATAGGAGTCAGAGCGCATATTCAACATTTGAAAGCCTACGCCAGTTTAGAACCTTTAGTACAACAAGAAGTAGATCCTCGGTTTAGATTTGTGACTAGAGGTATAGCGCCCTCAGTAGATCAACTATCAGGAAGATGGTCAGCAGATTCAGATTATGGTACAAAAATTAAAGCGTTATTTAAACGACTTTATGAATCAGCCGGATTGCTGTAA
- the dnaG gene encoding DNA primase gives MQIPRLHPDTVEEVKLRADIVDVVSEYVVLRKRGKDFVGLCPFHDEKSPSFSVSPNKQMYYCFGCQAGGNAIKFVMDLSKRHFTEVVLDLARRYQVPVQTLEPEQRQELQRQLSLREQLYEVLASTAQFYQHALRHTQQQKVMQYLQESRQLKEETIQQFGLGYAPSGWETLHRYLVEDKRYPVQLVEKAGLIKPRKEGGGYYDVFRDRLMIPIRDVQGRVIAFGGRTLTEEQPKYLNSPETELFSKGKTLFALDQAKDGIAKLDQAVVVEGYFDAIALHAAGINNAVASLGTALSIEQVRLLLRYTDSKQLVLNFDADKAGTNAAERAIGEIATLAYQGEVQLKILNLPNGKDADEYLHSHTAADYQQLLTNAPLWLNWQIHQIIQNRDLRQATDFQQVTQQIVKLLQNIVNSDTLNYYISYCAEILSLGDARLIPLRVENLLTRISPTNVQSPSARVRKQEPKTPKLSLVNTERSLLERAEALLLQIYLHCPEQRQVIINELEERNLELSLSHHRFLWLQISELTDEADLISSLQNRYLELSEELVLVAHLFNLNEKTNKEILRTPQVVQATLACMEIVLREKRCRHFMELWENIDIQAEPDKYKYYADAMYAEKTRLQELDKQRQFSITELL, from the coding sequence ATGCAAATCCCCCGCTTACATCCAGACACAGTTGAAGAAGTCAAACTCCGCGCTGACATTGTTGATGTTGTTTCGGAGTATGTAGTCTTACGGAAGCGCGGAAAAGATTTTGTTGGTTTATGCCCTTTTCATGATGAGAAAAGCCCCAGTTTCAGCGTCAGTCCAAATAAGCAAATGTATTATTGCTTCGGTTGTCAAGCTGGAGGTAACGCCATTAAGTTTGTCATGGATTTGAGTAAACGCCACTTTACAGAAGTGGTACTAGACTTAGCGCGACGTTACCAAGTCCCTGTACAAACCTTAGAACCAGAACAAAGGCAAGAATTACAGCGCCAGTTATCTCTGCGTGAGCAGTTGTATGAGGTTTTGGCTTCCACAGCCCAATTTTATCAACACGCCCTCAGACACACGCAGCAACAAAAGGTAATGCAGTATTTACAGGAGAGTCGCCAACTTAAAGAAGAGACAATTCAACAATTTGGTTTAGGTTATGCGCCTTCTGGTTGGGAAACCCTGCATCGGTATTTGGTGGAAGATAAACGTTACCCAGTGCAATTGGTGGAAAAGGCAGGTTTGATTAAACCGAGGAAAGAAGGCGGTGGATATTATGATGTATTTCGGGATAGGTTGATGATTCCTATTCGTGACGTACAAGGGCGAGTAATTGCTTTTGGTGGGAGAACACTGACAGAAGAACAACCAAAATATTTAAATTCCCCAGAAACAGAACTTTTTAGTAAAGGTAAAACCTTATTTGCTCTAGATCAAGCTAAAGACGGAATTGCTAAATTAGATCAAGCTGTGGTAGTTGAGGGATACTTTGATGCGATCGCTCTCCATGCTGCGGGAATTAATAACGCCGTCGCTTCTCTGGGAACAGCTTTAAGCATAGAACAAGTCCGTTTACTCTTGCGTTACACCGATTCCAAACAACTAGTACTCAACTTTGATGCTGACAAAGCTGGAACCAACGCCGCCGAAAGAGCGATTGGTGAAATTGCAACATTAGCATATCAAGGCGAAGTGCAATTAAAAATTCTTAACTTACCCAACGGTAAAGATGCTGATGAATATTTACATAGTCATACAGCCGCAGATTATCAGCAACTATTAACCAACGCCCCATTATGGCTAAATTGGCAAATTCACCAAATTATTCAAAATAGAGATTTAAGACAAGCTACCGACTTTCAACAAGTCACGCAACAAATAGTAAAACTCTTGCAAAATATAGTTAATAGTGATACTCTTAATTACTACATTTCCTACTGTGCAGAAATACTCAGCTTAGGGGACGCTAGACTTATTCCTCTAAGAGTTGAGAACTTACTAACTCGAATTTCTCCTACTAACGTACAAAGCCCAAGTGCAAGAGTACGCAAACAGGAGCCTAAAACGCCAAAGCTATCTCTAGTAAATACAGAACGTAGTCTACTAGAACGAGCCGAGGCGTTATTATTGCAAATTTATCTCCATTGTCCAGAACAGCGTCAAGTAATAATTAACGAATTAGAAGAGCGAAATTTAGAATTGAGCCTTTCTCATCACCGTTTTTTATGGTTACAGATTTCCGAATTAACAGACGAAGCTGATTTAATTTCCAGTTTACAAAATCGATATTTAGAATTATCAGAAGAATTAGTATTAGTTGCTCATTTATTTAATTTAAATGAGAAAACCAATAAAGAAATATTGCGTACTCCCCAAGTAGTTCAAGCAACGCTGGCTTGTATGGAAATAGTCTTGAGAGAAAAGCGCTGTCGTCACTTTATGGAACTATGGGAGAACATAGATATCCAAGCAGAACCAGATAAATATAAATATTATGCAGACGCTATGTATGCTGAAAAAACGCGACTACAAGAACTAGACAAACAGCGACAATTTTCGATTACAGAATTATTGTAA
- the ureG gene encoding urease accessory protein UreG, giving the protein MNTFRVGVAGPVGSGKTALVDALCKALRAQYNLAVVTNDIYTQEDAQFLVRSQALESDRILGVETGGCPHTAIREDASMNLAAIEQLEEKFTDLDLVFLESGGDNLAATFSPELVDLTIYVIDVAAGDKIPRKGGPGITKSDLLVINKTDLAPYVGADLGVMERDAKKMRDAKPFIFTNLKTQAGLADVIEFVTTHIC; this is encoded by the coding sequence ATGAATACATTTCGAGTTGGGGTAGCAGGTCCAGTGGGTTCGGGGAAAACGGCTTTAGTTGATGCTTTGTGTAAGGCTTTACGCGCACAATATAACTTAGCAGTAGTGACGAATGATATATATACTCAAGAGGATGCTCAGTTTTTGGTGCGTTCTCAGGCGTTGGAGAGCGATCGCATTTTGGGTGTAGAAACAGGAGGTTGTCCCCATACTGCTATCCGCGAAGATGCTTCCATGAATTTAGCCGCAATTGAACAACTGGAAGAAAAATTTACAGATTTAGATTTGGTGTTTTTAGAAAGTGGTGGTGATAATTTAGCTGCTACTTTTAGTCCTGAATTAGTTGATTTAACAATCTATGTGATTGATGTGGCTGCTGGTGATAAAATTCCCCGCAAAGGTGGTCCAGGTATTACTAAATCTGATTTATTAGTTATTAATAAAACCGACCTTGCTCCCTATGTTGGTGCTGATTTAGGTGTGATGGAACGAGATGCTAAAAAAATGCGCGACGCAAAACCTTTCATTTTTACGAATTTGAAAACTCAAGCCGGTTTAGCAGATGTTATTGAATTTGTTACGACGCACATTTGTTAA